The following proteins are encoded in a genomic region of Alteromonadaceae bacterium 2753L.S.0a.02:
- a CDS encoding CBS domain-containing protein, with protein MVAETNDVQNFLASQALFQHLSQENLEYLSNNIYVAYQKTGGQIVPENNVKPVGLVMVRSGSLEIRDAGNNLIDRLSTGDFFIPRILSQAPESVAVRVLEDCLYYELSDAAFQSIKANDNDISRLCETYSRTYQVIPEPSTTPAKKATFTETYLDETVQGYMTAPAFCASPNITIRRAAQLMTNNKISSLLITEDEKLVGIMTDRDLRTRVVAQGIADTEAVSGVMTTTPYCVDVKCRLHQAQLVMMSSGIHHLPVVENDKPAGMLCMSDIMRANNIEPLSLTRSINNASTVAELSGVAAKMPDLVIKLIERDTRPYEVGEIITSLSDALTRRLIRLAENEFGKPPCSWAWLAFGSQARQEQMLGSDQDNALIFSNDATAEQQGYFGKFALFINDGLDACGIHRCPGEIMACNPKWRLTLQGWQKTFSYWIEERSPKALMHASIFFDMRPVAGDRDLVDSLRDYVLQKAKTNTIFLALMTDNAMQHSPPLGFFKQFVLEKDGDHINTLDLKKRGTISIVDIARNYSLSAALSEVNTIARLQAMETAGVMSRELVASLIDAHEFIADLRLKAQGVKFRDGDTIDNQLDPKSLSPLVRHQLKEAFNLVRQAQMAMKARFGAGVL; from the coding sequence ATGGTTGCTGAAACCAACGATGTGCAAAATTTTCTCGCTTCGCAAGCTTTGTTTCAACATTTGTCCCAGGAAAATCTCGAATATCTCAGTAACAATATTTACGTCGCCTATCAAAAAACTGGCGGTCAAATAGTGCCTGAAAATAACGTCAAGCCTGTTGGTTTGGTAATGGTGCGCAGTGGCAGTCTCGAAATACGTGATGCCGGGAATAATCTTATCGATCGTTTGAGTACCGGCGATTTTTTTATTCCCCGCATATTGTCGCAGGCGCCAGAGAGTGTCGCTGTGCGTGTACTGGAAGACTGTCTCTATTACGAACTGAGTGATGCGGCGTTCCAATCCATAAAAGCCAATGACAACGACATCAGTCGCTTGTGCGAAACCTATTCGCGCACCTATCAGGTTATACCTGAGCCTTCGACCACTCCGGCGAAAAAGGCGACTTTTACTGAAACATATCTTGACGAAACCGTACAGGGTTATATGACAGCTCCGGCGTTCTGTGCTTCGCCAAATATTACGATTCGTCGTGCGGCACAGTTAATGACAAACAATAAGATTTCGTCATTGCTTATAACAGAGGACGAAAAACTCGTTGGGATTATGACAGACCGCGATTTGCGAACCCGCGTAGTCGCCCAGGGTATAGCAGATACCGAGGCGGTGAGCGGTGTGATGACCACGACGCCCTATTGTGTCGATGTGAAATGTCGTTTGCATCAGGCACAACTGGTAATGATGAGTAGCGGTATTCATCACTTGCCAGTGGTTGAGAATGATAAACCTGCAGGCATGCTCTGCATGAGCGATATTATGCGGGCAAATAATATCGAACCCCTGTCGTTAACCCGCAGTATTAACAATGCCAGTACAGTAGCAGAGTTGAGTGGTGTTGCCGCGAAAATGCCCGACCTTGTTATCAAGTTGATTGAGCGCGACACTCGGCCCTATGAGGTGGGTGAAATAATTACCTCGTTAAGCGATGCCTTAACGCGGCGCCTGATTCGGCTTGCCGAAAATGAATTTGGCAAACCGCCCTGCTCCTGGGCTTGGCTGGCGTTTGGCTCCCAGGCAAGGCAGGAACAGATGCTGGGTTCCGATCAGGACAACGCCTTAATTTTTAGCAACGACGCCACCGCAGAACAGCAGGGATATTTCGGGAAGTTTGCGCTCTTCATTAATGACGGTCTTGATGCTTGCGGTATACACCGCTGCCCAGGGGAGATCATGGCGTGTAATCCGAAATGGCGATTGACATTGCAAGGCTGGCAAAAAACATTCAGCTACTGGATCGAAGAACGCTCTCCAAAGGCGTTGATGCACGCAAGCATATTTTTTGATATGCGGCCGGTAGCAGGAGATCGGGATCTGGTTGATTCATTGCGCGACTATGTTTTGCAAAAAGCTAAGACCAATACGATTTTTCTGGCGTTGATGACCGACAACGCCATGCAGCATTCGCCACCCCTGGGATTTTTTAAGCAGTTTGTTTTGGAAAAAGATGGCGATCACATTAATACCCTCGATTTAAAAAAACGCGGTACCATTTCCATTGTTGATATTGCCCGAAATTACAGCCTTTCTGCGGCGCTTTCTGAAGTGAATACCATTGCGCGCCTGCAGGCGATGGAAACCGCTGGAGTGATGTCGCGGGAATTGGTGGCGAGTTTAATTGATGCGCACGAATTTATTGCTGATTTAAGATTAAAAGCCCAGGGCGTAAAATTTCGCGATGGCGATACCATCGATAACCAGCTTGATCCGAAATCACTTTCTCCGCTAGTACGCCATCAACTGAAAGAAGCCTTTAACTTGGTGCGCCAGGCGCAAATGGCAATGAAAGCAAGGTTTGGTGCTGGTGTTTTATAG
- a CDS encoding cation/acetate symporter produces MDLQTLTYIIVGLTFALYIGIAFWARAGSTSEFYVAGGGIHPVANGMATAADWMSAASFISMAGLIAFFGYGGSVFLMGWTGGYVLLAMLLAPYLRKYGKFTVPEFIGDRYYSKAARIVAVICLIVASVTYVIGQMKGIGVAFSRFLQVGYETGLLVGMGIVFIYAVLGGMKGITYTQIAQYCVLIFAYTIPAIFISLHLTGNPIPQLGLGSTLSGTDTFLLDRLDQVVTELGFAEYTTSKRLSTLNTFVYTLSLMIGTAGLPHVIIRFFTVSKVSDARKSAGWALVFITILYTTAPAVAAMARLNLHQTIEPAPGQYLEYEKRPNWFKNWETTGLLQFEDKNGDGKIEYSANKETNEMVKVDRDIMVLANPEIARLPNWVIALVAAGGLAAALSTAAGLLLAISSAISHDLLKGVFMPDIDEKQELMFSRIAMAGAIALAGYLGFNPPDFAAGTVALAFGLAASSIFPALMMGIFSKRINKEGAIAGMVAGITVTLLYVFQHKGIMFIASTSFLGGMSPNWFLGIEPNAFGAVGAVINFAVAFGVSKVTAEPPEHIQHMVEDIRIPAGAGDATGH; encoded by the coding sequence ATGGATCTGCAAACGTTAACGTACATAATTGTTGGGCTTACCTTTGCGCTGTATATCGGCATCGCGTTCTGGGCGCGCGCCGGTTCAACCAGTGAATTCTACGTGGCCGGCGGTGGCATTCATCCTGTTGCCAACGGTATGGCTACAGCAGCCGACTGGATGTCGGCGGCCTCTTTCATTTCAATGGCGGGTTTAATCGCCTTCTTTGGGTATGGGGGTTCTGTATTTCTCATGGGCTGGACCGGTGGCTATGTGCTGCTCGCGATGCTCTTGGCTCCCTACCTGCGCAAATACGGTAAATTTACAGTTCCGGAATTTATCGGTGACCGTTACTACTCCAAGGCGGCGCGTATTGTTGCCGTAATCTGCTTAATTGTGGCGTCCGTGACTTATGTAATCGGTCAGATGAAAGGTATCGGCGTAGCTTTCTCACGATTCCTGCAAGTCGGGTATGAAACCGGTTTGTTGGTCGGTATGGGCATCGTATTTATTTATGCCGTTCTGGGGGGAATGAAGGGCATCACCTACACTCAGATTGCACAGTATTGTGTGCTGATTTTTGCTTACACCATCCCGGCAATATTCATTTCTTTGCACTTAACCGGCAACCCTATACCTCAGTTGGGTTTGGGTAGTACACTTTCGGGCACAGACACCTTCTTGCTCGACCGCTTGGACCAGGTGGTGACGGAACTTGGGTTTGCGGAATATACGACATCGAAACGGCTAAGTACGCTTAACACGTTCGTTTATACCCTGTCGCTAATGATTGGTACTGCAGGCCTGCCGCACGTAATTATTCGTTTCTTCACTGTTTCCAAAGTGAGTGATGCGCGTAAATCAGCGGGTTGGGCTTTGGTGTTCATCACCATTCTTTATACCACCGCACCAGCAGTGGCAGCGATGGCGCGTTTGAATCTGCACCAGACCATTGAACCTGCACCCGGTCAATATCTGGAATATGAGAAGCGCCCGAACTGGTTTAAAAACTGGGAAACTACGGGCCTGCTGCAATTCGAAGATAAAAATGGCGACGGTAAAATTGAATACAGTGCCAATAAAGAAACCAATGAAATGGTGAAAGTAGACCGTGACATTATGGTTCTTGCGAACCCCGAAATTGCACGCTTGCCCAACTGGGTTATCGCTCTGGTTGCTGCAGGTGGTCTGGCAGCCGCGCTCTCAACCGCGGCGGGATTGTTGCTGGCAATATCATCGGCCATTTCGCACGACTTGCTCAAAGGCGTGTTTATGCCCGACATCGATGAAAAACAGGAATTGATGTTCAGTCGAATAGCCATGGCTGGCGCCATCGCACTGGCCGGCTACCTTGGATTCAATCCTCCAGACTTCGCAGCAGGTACTGTGGCACTGGCCTTTGGCTTGGCGGCATCGTCTATCTTCCCGGCATTGATGATGGGTATCTTCAGTAAGCGAATCAATAAAGAAGGTGCTATTGCGGGTATGGTGGCCGGTATTACTGTAACCCTGCTCTACGTGTTCCAGCACAAAGGCATCATGTTCATCGCTAGCACCAGCTTCCTGGGCGGCATGTCACCCAACTGGTTCCTTGGCATTGAGCCCAATGCGTTTGGTGCCGTGGGTGCAGTGATTAACTTTGCGGTTGCGTTTGGTGTTTCCAAGGTTACTGCTGAGCCGCCCGAACATATTCAGCATATGGTGGAGGATATTCGTATTCCTGCTGGTGCGGGAGATGCAACCGGGCATTAA
- a CDS encoding putative solute:sodium symporter small subunit, whose amino-acid sequence MSDNNSEMREAYWRANLKLMMVLLVIWFVISYVCGILLVDALNAIRIGGYKLGFWFAQQGALYGFVAIIFFYSHRMAALDRKFGVHD is encoded by the coding sequence ATGAGTGATAATAATTCCGAAATGAGAGAAGCCTATTGGCGCGCGAACCTGAAGTTAATGATGGTATTGCTCGTCATTTGGTTTGTTATATCGTACGTATGCGGCATCTTACTGGTAGACGCTCTTAACGCTATTCGTATTGGCGGTTACAAACTGGGGTTTTGGTTTGCGCAGCAAGGTGCGTTGTATGGCTTTGTGGCCATCATCTTCTTTTACTCACATCGAATGGCGGCACTCGACCGTAAATTCGGCGTACACGACTAA